TTGTGGCAGATCAAACGGGTCGTCCAACTACCAAGAACTTCTACATCAATCAGGATTATGCCAATATCTACGGTGTAGAATTAGGACTTAATTACCGGATTGGTCGCTATTTAAACAGCTTTGCCAATATTGGCTATCAGGTGGCTCGTGGTAAGTCGAACTCAGCCCGCGAATCCAGCTTACAGATTGAACAAAACGGAGAGGTATCTTTAAGTCGTGAGCAGTATTTAGCCTTCGACCGCCCTTGGAACATCAATACCGGAATCATCTTTGCACCGGATAGCACCCTTCCAATCTTAGGGATGAACTGGACTGGCTTTAGCGCCTTTCTGTCTTATCAATTTACCTCGGGTTTCCGCTACACTCCACAGCAATTAACCCGCACCAACGAATTAGGTCGTCCTATTTATGAGCCTATCGTTGATCAGTATTTGCAAAATCAAGCCAAACCCTGGCATAATATCGATTTGAAATTAAGCTACAATCTACCCCTGGGTATGAAGCGTGGCAAAGGAGTTTCCCTCAGTGTGGAAATCCGAAACCTGGCCAATGCCAAGAATTCTCAAATCATTAATCCGGTTACGGGTGAAGCTTATGAATACGGAGACGATGTGCCCATTACCTGGCGCGATCCACGTTACAGTGGCCCCCAGGAAAGTGGAGTAGATCCTCGCAACCCGGCAAGATATCTGGCCCCTCGACAAATTTTATACGGAATCGAATTTCGCTTTTAGGAGATGAAGAAATTAGCACTATACCTCTTTGCCCTCCTGTGTAGCTTTTCAGCCACAGCTCAAATCCTACCTAATTACGGTGGGGAGCGAGCAGGACTTTCAGCCTTGAGCTTTTTGAAAAACGATATGAGCACCCGCTCTTTAGGTTTAGCTGGCACCAGCCTGGCCTTGGAAGGTGATGCTTACTCGGTGATGAACAATCCCGCGGCTCTAACCGAATTGAAATCGACCACCTATGCCTTGAGTCACCTCTTTTTAGGTGGAGGGGTAAACCAATCTTTTGCTGCCGCGAACTTCCCGATGAAGGATCGTACCAGTACCTTGAGCTTTAGCATTAATGCATTGAACTCTGGCGATATGGAAGAACGCACCGAATTTCAACCCATGGGTACCGGTCGTCAGGTGTCGGTGGCCAATATCGCGGTAGGTGCCACCTATGCTCGTCAGCTTTCCGCCTTATTTAGTGCTGCGGTAAGTGTAAAATACATTTACGAAGGAGTGGCCGGTTTCCACAACAGCAATGCCACGGTAGACCTTGCTTTCTTATACCGCACGGATTTCCGCGACTTAAAGTTTGCAGCCATGGTACAGAACTTTGGCGGTAATTCCTCTTTAGGTAGTGATGGCGATATCCCCACCACATTTAACCGCAGTACCGGAATTGGTCTGGAAGCCAATGTGGTTCCTACCATTTTCAAATTAGGAATTAGCATGGTACCTTGGAAGAAAGGGGATCACAGCTTATTGACCGCCTTACAATTGAATCATCCTAATGACAATGCCGAGAACTATTCAGCCGGAATTGAATACCATTGGAAAGAGATTTTTTACGCCCGCGCTGGCTATCGTATTAGCGTGCGTCACCGTCATATTCCCACCTTCGGAATTGGAGTACGCAGTCGTTTAGGACAGCATCCTTTCTATATCGATTATGCTGCCAATCCTACCAACTTTATTGGCATACAACACAGCATTGGACTACGTTTTCAAATTTTAAAAATCGCTGACCGCTCATGAAAAAGTCTGTCTTATTCAGCATTTTGATTTCAGCGCTGGCCCTGGTTTCTTGCGAAGATTACCTGGGTAAAAAAACCGATCTCGATTTTATCGATGTACCGCCAGACAATAGCGTGCGTGAGATTGCCTATGTTCCCATCCTTCCTATACTTAGCGATTTTGATCGCCCCAGCGATGTATGCGCCGGTTTCGACGGTTTGATCTACGTGGTAGATGAAGGCAGCGAAGAGGTAGTAGCCATGGATGAGTCTGGTCGTATCCTCGGACGTAAATCGGTTCCCGGAGCTCGCAGTGTGATTCAAGATCGTCGCTTTGACCTATTGGTTATTGGTACTTCAGACTCCCTTTACAATTCAGGTAATGGCGATACTTTATTGACTTTCTCTACCATCTATCGACTAAGAATGGTAGGTACCGGTGGCTATGCTATTAGCAATGCCCAGATCGTAAACAAGATCGTACATCCTTTTTACTATACACAAAGTAATCCGGTGCGTCGTACCAATGATTTTGTACGCTTCAACAATATTGGCATCATCGGCAATAGCCAAGATCCCAATCGAAATAACCAGTATTATGTGAGTCGCCAATATGTGCGCAATCCGGATCCGGATCCCAATAATCCTGAAATAAGCAGTGGCCCCTTAGGCCCCAATGACGCTGTACTTTATTTTGGTAATGATGATGTATTGATTTCCCCCATTTCAGTGCAAACTGCTTCGGGCTTTTTCAACGACTTTTTTGAGCATCCTTCGGGCATCACAACCCTTACTCAGCCCCCTCAGTTTGGAGCGCAAACCAGTAGCGATTTCCTTTACACCTCTTTGGAAGAAGACAATGCCTTAAAGGTGCAATACATCGAATTTGCCGAAACTGAATTTGGTGCGGAATACCGTCCTCGCATTTTAGCATCTGGAGACACCAGTCAGGCCGATGGCTTTATCAATTCACCCAACAAGTTCCGTCAACCTACCGACATCACTTATGCTGGCGATGGAACTCAATACCTCTTTGTGGTAGATCGGGAAACCGACTCTCTGTATCAATTCTCTTTTACGGGTTTTGAAGGGGTTCGTCCTCCCGCAGCGGCCGGGGTAGATCGCTTTGTAAAAACCAGCTTCGGTGGTACCGGTGGTGGACTGATGCAGTTTAATGATCCGGTGGCAGTTGCTTACTTTAATCAAATCGTATATGTAGCTGATGCTGGCAATGGCCGGATTATGCGTTATAAGCTTACTTTGGATTTCGATTAATCAATCAAGTGCACCTTCACTCAATAAGTCGCAGACTGAACTAAGCACCTTGGGCAGATTGAGTGGAAAAAACTACATTTGGGAAATTAGTATGCGGAAATATCTCTACATAGCAGTACTTTTCTTGGGCTTCGGCCTCGGATCAGCCTGGGCCCAATCTCCTCACGGAACTGGTTCCAGCGCTTCCAATTCTGCTTTGTGCCCCCTGTACATTCCCAATGCTTTTACTCCTAATGGCGATAATATCAACGATCGCTTTGAACTGCGCATCAGTGAAAACTGCGAACTGGTAAAATTCTCCCTGCAGGTTTTTGACCGTTGGGGACGGATGGTCTACCAAAGCAATACCATTGATGCCGAAAAAGCCTGGGACGGAAGATTCGAAAATGAAGATTTGCAACAAGGTGTTTACCTCTTTAAGCTTAGTGCTGAAATGGTAAATTACAACAATAGCAAAGCGGATCCCGTTAAGTACAACAAACAGGGTTCAGTGGTCCTTATTCGCTAAACATGCGCGTACTTCTTTTTCTGATTTTAATTCCCTTTTTAAGCCTAGCTCAAAAGCAAAAGTTGAGCATTAAGATTGAAGGCCTAGAACGTATTGAAGGAAAAATAATGCTGCGGGTTAAGAATGCCCAAGGTGAGATCATCCTCAAATACAGTCAAAAGGTAGATGAGATTCCCGAACTTATTCAATTGGAACTAGCCCCTGGCACCTATGCTATTGCTTGTTTCCACGATGCCAACGATAATGATAAGATCGACCGCAATTTTGCCGGTCTGCCAACTGAAATTTATGCTTTCAGCAATAATGTTCGTGGCACCTTTGGCCCGCCCGATTTAGCGGATCAACTCTTTGAATTTAAAACGGCTAAAACCATCAGCCTCCGCCTGGAATGAAATATTTCGCCCCTTTGCTCTTCCTCCTTTGCTTCAGTGCGCAGGCACAGGAAAGACTACAGGGTGATTATTTATGGTTTGCCCTCGGAGGCAGCCTCGACCAGTTTAAAGACGATTATATCTCCCCCAATACTTATCGCGGCTTATCCGGAAATCTAGCCTTGGGCTGGCATACCTATAAAGGCCATTGGATGAATAATCTCGACATCAGTGGCTTGGAGGGACGCCAAAAGCCCGCAAATTATCCTGATCAACTTAGCCGAACCACCAGCCTAGGTTTTCGAGGCCATTACAGTCTGCGCTACCGAGTGCATGAGAAAGGGAAACACCAATTTCTAGCCGGAGTCTACAGTCAAAATATCTTTATCCTCCGCACTCACAATCAGTATAATAATAGCGCTCAAAGCTTTAGTGGTTTCTTCGGCTATGGCCCCAGCCTGGCTTATACCTATAGTCGAACCACCAAAATATGGGGTCGGGATTGGCATTGGTCCTGGCAGAGTGAATGGAACATTCCTTTGGGCACCTATATTCTCAGACCGAATTATATTCGACAATATAGTGGTGGAGAGATTGCCGATCGTGGACATCATTTTTGGGGCGACACTTGGCAGACTGATTTTCGCCACAGCCTGATCTGGCATCGCAGCAATGGCAATCAAATTCGATTGATGTACCAATGGGAGTACTTCCAAACCAAGCGCTTTAACCCTTCCTATAATGGAGGGCATTTACTAAGCCTGCAAGTCTTTTATAAGCTATGAGAAAGTGGTTCCTACCTATTGCCCTGCTGCTCTTGCTTAACCTTTCCTGCGAGCGCAGTTTAATGCCCGAAGATCCGGGAGCCTCTCCCCAAGCTAATTTTGAAAGCCTGGTTGAAACGGTTGGCAACAAATACAGTTTCTTCCAAATCAAGAACATCAACTGGGAGCAAATCAGCGCCATTCAAAGAGCCCGTGTACATTCGAATATGAGCGATGAAGAACTCTTTGAGGTGCTGGATACCTTGCTCTATCAATTGCGAGATGGCCATGTCAATTTAGTAGCACCCTTCGATTTAAATCGCAATTGGTCCTGGTACCTGAACTCTCCCGATAATTTTGATGAGCAAGTATTGGAACGTCAGTATTTAGGCTCGGATTATCGCATTATGAATGGCTTCCGCTATCGCTATCTGCGAGACAGTATTGGCTATATCCATTACAGCAGTTTTAGCTCTGGCTTTACTGAAACGCAAATGGACTTATTATTTAAGTACTTCGCGAATGCCAAAGGCCTAATTCTCGACTTGCGTAACAATGGCGGTGGCAGCCTCAATAATACCTATCGCCTGGCTTCGCGTTTCCTTACCGAAAGCACCACAGTCTTAATCAGCGATGAAAAAACCGGTCCCGGTGCCAATGATTTTGGGAATGCCGTATCCATCGGATTAAGCCCCAGCGGCAATTATCACTTTAGCAAACCAGTAGTGCTGCTTAGCAATCGACGTTGTTATTCTGCTACCAACACCTTTACGGCTATTAGCAAATCCATACCGCATATCTACCATATGGGAGATACCACTGGAGGTGGCGGAGGCATACCCATAGATTTTGAATTACCCAATGGCTGGCGTTATCGTTTCTCGGCCACCCGCAGCTTTACCCCCGATGGCTTTAATATCGAAATGGGGCTTCCGCCGGATAGCGCTTTTAACCTCGATCCTCTGCAATTACAACAGGGCTATGACGCCTATATCGAAGAAGCCCTAAAGCGACTCGACTAAGCTTCCGGGTCCTCAATCCAAGAGCTATACATAATGTAATTATTGGCGATACGATTGATCTCTCCGGATATTAGTTCAGGGGTAATATCCTTCACTTTCTTAGCGGGCACCCCGGCGAAAATACTGCCACTGGGAATATGCGTTCCCTCTAAAACTACCGCGCCAGCTGCCACAATGCTATTGCTTTCCACTACGCAGGCATCCATTACAATGGCACCCATTCCAATCAAAACATTATCATGAATAGTACAACCATGTACTATGGCATTATGACCAATGGAAACATTATTACCGATTACTAAGGGGTGCTTCTGATAGGTACAATGTAAGGTGGCATTATCCTGCACATTTACCTTATCCCCCATTTTTATATAGTGTACATCGCCACGCGCCACGCTATTAAACCAAAAGCTGCATTGCTTACCACATTGAATATCTCCTACTAAGGTGGCATTATCTGCCACAAAGCAATCTTCGCCTAATTGTGGCACCTTGCCTTTCACTGCTTTAATCAAAGCCATATTGATTCTCTTTATGTGCTCAAATTAAAGACAAATGAACGGCCCTCGGAAATTGGGCACCTGCTATCTTTGCAAAAAATTATTCCCATGGATACGGCCAAAGTTCCCGTTAGCGTATATGCAGAAATGACCCCAAATCCCACCGTGCTTAAGTTTGTGGCAAACAAGCCATTGGTATCGGTAGATTCGGTAGAGTTTCGCAATATCGAAGAAGCCCAGCCTTCGCCTTTGGCCACCAAGCTTTTTCACTTCCCCTTTGTGAAGGAGGTATTTATCAGCTCCAATTACGTTGCTATTAGCAAATACGACATCGTTGAATGGGATGAAGTTACCCTGGAGCTACGTGAGCTTATCCGCGACTTTCTAGCGGAAGGTGGAATCGTATTAAATGAAGCCGCTTTAAAAGCTAAGGAAGAGGAAGCTTCTGAGGAAACAAGCGAAGCTCAAAGCGGATACATTCATCCTGAAGAGAAAGCTAAGGAAGATTGGGATGCCATCGATACCAAAATCGTTTCCTTATTGGAAGAATATGTAAAACCCGCTGTTGCCAATGACGGAGGTAATATCAAATTCTTAAACCATAAGGATGGCGTAGTTAGCGTATTATTACAAGGTGCTTGCAGTGGCTGCCCTAGTAGTACCGCTACCCTAAAGCAAGGTATTGAAGCCATGCTTCAAAACTTCTTACCCGGCCAAATTAAGGCGGTGCAAGCCGTTAATGGCTAGGAAATAAAAAACTGAATTTTAGTCGAAACGAATTAGGCGCTCAAGCTCGCGTTGCCATACAGCTTTAAGCTGCGAAGGTGAGCGCGAATAGCTTGACCTAAGGTTCTGTGCTCGTAATAGGGCAAATTGAATTCCTGCGCAGTTTTCTTCACGATCTCGCTTAAAGCTGGATAGTGAATATGACAGATATGCGGGAATAAGTGGTGTTCTACCTGGAAATTAAGTCCACCAACAAACCAACCTACCAGTTTATTGCCACGAGCAAAATCAGAGGTTGTTTTTAATTGGTGTGCTAAGAACTCATCATCCATTGCTTTGTCATCCTCAGGAATATGGGCTACCTGAACATGATCTACCACATGCGCAAGCTGGAATACAAAGCTCAGTACAAAACCGGCAATGAGGTGCATAATCACAAATCCTAATACGGCAATGTACCAGGGCACAGCCAGGAATACGATGGGCAATACTAAGAACAAGCCGAAATAAAGAACCTTCGTATAAATCAATTTAATCCACTCTTGACGAAGAGCATCATCACTCAATTTGGCTACACCAGTCTTCTGGTAGCGGATCAATTGTGAAAAATCCTTCATCACCACCCAATTGAGGGTCAATAAGCTGTACAATAGAGGGGCATACCAAACCTGGTAGCGATGACGCTTATGTAAAGGCTGATCAGGATGCAAACGCAATAAACCATGCGTATCCAAATCATCATCCAAACCATCGATATTGGTATAGGTATGGTGTAATACATTGTGCTGTAATCTCCAGGTGGTAAGGTTACCGGAAATCAGATAAATACTGGAAGCAATAAAATCGTTCACCTTAGGACTGCGATGGTAAGCGCCATGGGCGGCATCGTGCATTACCGACATTCCAACTCCAGACATGCCCATTCCCATAATGGCAAAGAGACCTAAAACGGCCCAAGGTCCGGGATTAAAGATGAAAAGAGCCAAATAGGGAAGAAAATACATAGCTAACATCGCTACGGTCTTCATGAACATCGCCGTATTGGCTTTGGGGTTTAAGGATTTCTCCTTAAAATATTGATTTACTCTGCTTCTTAAAGTCTTGCTGAATGAGAGGGAATCTGCTTTTGGGAATCGAACTTTTTGCAGAGGGTAAGTGCTTTCGGGCATACGAATATTTTCATGGCTAAAATAAGAAGGAAGATTAACTTCGCTAACTGAAATCTTAAGATTTAACAAGATGTTGAAACGTATCGATCCCAGCCAAACCAAAGCTTGGACTCAATTGGAAAGCAAAGCACGGGAAATGAGGGAAAAACACCTCAAAGATCTCTTTGCGGAGGATCCGAATCGCTTCGAAAAAATGAAAAGAGAGCATAAAGATTTGCTCTTTGATTTCTCCAAGAACCTTATTGATGCTGAAAGCTTAGAGCTGTTGGAGGAACTTTTCAGCGAATGTGGCGTGAAAGAAGGAATTCAAGCCATGTTAAGCGGTGAAAAAATTAATGAAACGGAAGGTAGAGCAGTACTGCATACGGCCCTTCGAAATTTCAGTGATGAAGAGATTTTAGTAGATGGTCAATCCGTAAATGAGGATATCGAAAAAGTGCTGGAGCAAATGCAGGACTTTTCGGACCTGATCATTTCCGGCAACTGGAAAGGTTACAGTGGCAAAACCATTAAGCATATTGTGAATATCGGCATCGGCGGAAGCGACCTTGGTCCTTTGATGGTTTATGAAGCCTTAAAGCCTTATCACAATCATTTACGTTGCCATTATGTTTCCAATGTCGATGGCGCGCATATTAATGAGACCTTAAAAGATCTTGATCCGGAGCAGACTTTGTTCATTATTGCTAGTAAAACCTTTACTACCCAAGAGACCATGACCAATGCTCGATCGGCACGAGAATGGTTCTTGCGCAGCAATGCCTCCGAAAATGATATCGCCAAGCATTTTGTGGCCGTTTCTACCAATCGGGAGAAGGTAATTGACTTTGGCATTGACCCTACCAATATGTTCGTGTTTTGGGATTGGGTTGGAGGCCGCTATTCCGTTTGGAGTGCCATTGGCCTTAGCCTGGCCTGCGGATTAGGTTATAAGAACTTCGAAAAATTCTTGCGCGGGGCTCATAGTATGGATCGCCATCTGGCGGAAGCCGACTTTAAGAATAATATCCCCATGCAAATGGCCGCCTTAGGCATTTGGTATGTCAACTTTATGGGGGCAGAAAGTGAGGCCATTATCCCTTACGATCAAAACATGCATCGCTTTGCCGCCTATTTCCAACAAGGAAATATGGAAAGTAATGGCAAATACATCGATCGCAATGGCCAAAAAGTAAGCTATGCCACAGGCCCCATTATTTGGGGAGAACCTGGTACCAATGGTCAGCATGCCTTCTTCCAATTAATGCATCAAGGTACCCGCTTTATTCCGGCTGATTTTATTGGCTTCGCCGAGAGTCATTATACTATGGGAGATCATCATTTAAAGTTGTTATCCAATTTCTTGGCGCAAACCGAAGCTTTAATGATTGGCAAAACAAAAGAAGAGGTAGAAGCGGAAATGAAAGCTAAGGGAAGCAGTGAAGAGGAAATTGCCAAGATTGCTCCCTATCGGGTATTCGAAGGCAACCGCCCCACTACTTCTATCCTGGGTCAGAAATCAGATCCTGAGAGCTTGGGTGCCCTGATTGCCGCTTATGAGCACAAAATATTCATACAAGGTCTTGTTTGGAATATTTACTCCTTTGATCAATGGGGAGTTGAACTCGGAAAAGCCTTAGCAAACACCATCCTACCGCTGCTTTCAGAGGGAGGTGAAATTGACAAAGATGCTAGTACTAAAGGATTAATTACCTACATTAGAAACCGCAGAGGGATAAAAGGATAAAAAAAAGATGAAAAAGTGGAGCTTTATCTTGCTTGCAGTCACATTACTGTCATCTTGCAATCAAGAAATTAAGGAAGAAAATGCCCGTTTAAAGGCTGAATTAGACTCCTTACGTACGGAAAGTGTTGATCAAGATTCTACGATCAGCGATTTCATGACAACTTTCCAACAAGTTCAAGACAATTTAAGCAGTATCAGAGAGCGCGAAGAATCGATTCGCGAAGTTTCGGAAGGCGGCCTAGAAAATGAAGGCTCTACCCGCGACAAGCTAATTTCTGATATTGAAGCTATCAACTCCTTAATCGAAAAGAATAAAGGAGCTATTGATGACTTACGTCGCAAATTGGCTTCCAGTCGTGGCGAAAATCGGAAGTACCTGAAAATGGTCGAAAACTTGAATCGTCAGATTGAACTGAAAAATGAGCAAGTGGCCGAGTTATATGGCCAACTG
The Croceimicrobium hydrocarbonivorans genome window above contains:
- a CDS encoding gamma carbonic anhydrase family protein, coding for MALIKAVKGKVPQLGEDCFVADNATLVGDIQCGKQCSFWFNSVARGDVHYIKMGDKVNVQDNATLHCTYQKHPLVIGNNVSIGHNAIVHGCTIHDNVLIGMGAIVMDACVVESNSIVAAGAVVLEGTHIPSGSIFAGVPAKKVKDITPELISGEINRIANNYIMYSSWIEDPEA
- a CDS encoding NHL repeat-containing protein; translated protein: MKKSVLFSILISALALVSCEDYLGKKTDLDFIDVPPDNSVREIAYVPILPILSDFDRPSDVCAGFDGLIYVVDEGSEEVVAMDESGRILGRKSVPGARSVIQDRRFDLLVIGTSDSLYNSGNGDTLLTFSTIYRLRMVGTGGYAISNAQIVNKIVHPFYYTQSNPVRRTNDFVRFNNIGIIGNSQDPNRNNQYYVSRQYVRNPDPDPNNPEISSGPLGPNDAVLYFGNDDVLISPISVQTASGFFNDFFEHPSGITTLTQPPQFGAQTSSDFLYTSLEEDNALKVQYIEFAETEFGAEYRPRILASGDTSQADGFINSPNKFRQPTDITYAGDGTQYLFVVDRETDSLYQFSFTGFEGVRPPAAAGVDRFVKTSFGGTGGGLMQFNDPVAVAYFNQIVYVADAGNGRIMRYKLTLDFD
- a CDS encoding Cbp1 family collagen-binding glycoprotein adhesin, translating into MKKWSFILLAVTLLSSCNQEIKEENARLKAELDSLRTESVDQDSTISDFMTTFQQVQDNLSSIREREESIREVSEGGLENEGSTRDKLISDIEAINSLIEKNKGAIDDLRRKLASSRGENRKYLKMVENLNRQIELKNEQVAELYGQLEQANFKVSQLSSKVGLLTETGMAQKKVIEQQDSELNTAYYTMGTYEELKEAGVVDKEGGFIGIGRTETLAKDFNTSYFTKIDIRNSTELSFNGEYKKVEIITNHSTESYVYEEDNEFKKALKITNPTEFWKNSKYLVILLDK
- a CDS encoding NifU family protein, producing the protein MDTAKVPVSVYAEMTPNPTVLKFVANKPLVSVDSVEFRNIEEAQPSPLATKLFHFPFVKEVFISSNYVAISKYDIVEWDEVTLELRELIRDFLAEGGIVLNEAALKAKEEEASEETSEAQSGYIHPEEKAKEDWDAIDTKIVSLLEEYVKPAVANDGGNIKFLNHKDGVVSVLLQGACSGCPSSTATLKQGIEAMLQNFLPGQIKAVQAVNG
- a CDS encoding fatty acid desaturase family protein, which produces MPESTYPLQKVRFPKADSLSFSKTLRSRVNQYFKEKSLNPKANTAMFMKTVAMLAMYFLPYLALFIFNPGPWAVLGLFAIMGMGMSGVGMSVMHDAAHGAYHRSPKVNDFIASSIYLISGNLTTWRLQHNVLHHTYTNIDGLDDDLDTHGLLRLHPDQPLHKRHRYQVWYAPLLYSLLTLNWVVMKDFSQLIRYQKTGVAKLSDDALRQEWIKLIYTKVLYFGLFLVLPIVFLAVPWYIAVLGFVIMHLIAGFVLSFVFQLAHVVDHVQVAHIPEDDKAMDDEFLAHQLKTTSDFARGNKLVGWFVGGLNFQVEHHLFPHICHIHYPALSEIVKKTAQEFNLPYYEHRTLGQAIRAHLRSLKLYGNASLSA
- the pgi gene encoding glucose-6-phosphate isomerase; the encoded protein is MLKRIDPSQTKAWTQLESKAREMREKHLKDLFAEDPNRFEKMKREHKDLLFDFSKNLIDAESLELLEELFSECGVKEGIQAMLSGEKINETEGRAVLHTALRNFSDEEILVDGQSVNEDIEKVLEQMQDFSDLIISGNWKGYSGKTIKHIVNIGIGGSDLGPLMVYEALKPYHNHLRCHYVSNVDGAHINETLKDLDPEQTLFIIASKTFTTQETMTNARSAREWFLRSNASENDIAKHFVAVSTNREKVIDFGIDPTNMFVFWDWVGGRYSVWSAIGLSLACGLGYKNFEKFLRGAHSMDRHLAEADFKNNIPMQMAALGIWYVNFMGAESEAIIPYDQNMHRFAAYFQQGNMESNGKYIDRNGQKVSYATGPIIWGEPGTNGQHAFFQLMHQGTRFIPADFIGFAESHYTMGDHHLKLLSNFLAQTEALMIGKTKEEVEAEMKAKGSSEEEIAKIAPYRVFEGNRPTTSILGQKSDPESLGALIAAYEHKIFIQGLVWNIYSFDQWGVELGKALANTILPLLSEGGEIDKDASTKGLITYIRNRRGIKG
- a CDS encoding S41 family peptidase; amino-acid sequence: MRKWFLPIALLLLLNLSCERSLMPEDPGASPQANFESLVETVGNKYSFFQIKNINWEQISAIQRARVHSNMSDEELFEVLDTLLYQLRDGHVNLVAPFDLNRNWSWYLNSPDNFDEQVLERQYLGSDYRIMNGFRYRYLRDSIGYIHYSSFSSGFTETQMDLLFKYFANAKGLILDLRNNGGGSLNNTYRLASRFLTESTTVLISDEKTGPGANDFGNAVSIGLSPSGNYHFSKPVVLLSNRRCYSATNTFTAISKSIPHIYHMGDTTGGGGGIPIDFELPNGWRYRFSATRSFTPDGFNIEMGLPPDSAFNLDPLQLQQGYDAYIEEALKRLD
- a CDS encoding PorV/PorQ family protein, yielding MKKLALYLFALLCSFSATAQILPNYGGERAGLSALSFLKNDMSTRSLGLAGTSLALEGDAYSVMNNPAALTELKSTTYALSHLFLGGGVNQSFAAANFPMKDRTSTLSFSINALNSGDMEERTEFQPMGTGRQVSVANIAVGATYARQLSALFSAAVSVKYIYEGVAGFHNSNATVDLAFLYRTDFRDLKFAAMVQNFGGNSSLGSDGDIPTTFNRSTGIGLEANVVPTIFKLGISMVPWKKGDHSLLTALQLNHPNDNAENYSAGIEYHWKEIFYARAGYRISVRHRHIPTFGIGVRSRLGQHPFYIDYAANPTNFIGIQHSIGLRFQILKIADRS
- a CDS encoding gliding motility-associated C-terminal domain-containing protein, with translation MSGKNYIWEISMRKYLYIAVLFLGFGLGSAWAQSPHGTGSSASNSALCPLYIPNAFTPNGDNINDRFELRISENCELVKFSLQVFDRWGRMVYQSNTIDAEKAWDGRFENEDLQQGVYLFKLSAEMVNYNNSKADPVKYNKQGSVVLIR
- a CDS encoding DUF2141 domain-containing protein, giving the protein MRVLLFLILIPFLSLAQKQKLSIKIEGLERIEGKIMLRVKNAQGEIILKYSQKVDEIPELIQLELAPGTYAIACFHDANDNDKIDRNFAGLPTEIYAFSNNVRGTFGPPDLADQLFEFKTAKTISLRLE